The genome window TCGAGCTTTTGCTGCGGCGCCAAAATTCGGCTCAAGCGGAAGCCCTAATTCAGCAGGCGCTCGAGCATTTTCCGCGCGAAGGCCGCTTTTACACCGACTTGGCGTTGCTGGAGATGCAGAAAGGCAACCTCGCCGCAGCCGTCACCTGCCTCGAAAAAGCCGCCCGTTTGGGCGATAAAGAGAAAGCCGAAAAACTGCTGCGAATGTTACGGCGTTGATTAATAGCCGCTACTTTATCGCAACAGTTTTTCCTCGAGCATTTTTGAAAATCGACCTCTCTTGCCGTGGTTCTGCTCTCAAAACACAACGAGCGATAATCCAATTTGCCGTTTCGTCTGCGGAATCAGTCGTAATTCCCCTCATTTTTTGACAACCGACGGCAAGGCAGGTCCCTGCCAAGCCGTCGGAAAATTCTAAACACCTAAGGAGTGATGCTTACAACAGCCCGCCGATAAGCGAAAAGGTTGGGAGAACCGTTATCTCTGGCCTCAAAAATGAGGTGAATGGTCGCAGGTTCCTTTGCCTCCGGCACGGTAAAAAATACGCGCCGCTTGTCGACTTTGAGGTTGACCTCTCCCTCAAAAGTCCCTGCTTCTCTATAGACAAACCATCTTTCTTGAAGTTTGTTGCCGTCCGGGTCAAAAGTGCCTTCGGTTGAGAGTTCGATTTTTTCACCCGGACGAGCAGTAATCTGCAGGACGCGTTTGCTCGCGTCGCCCTGCAGAACGGGAATCGGATTGTGGTTCGCTTTCTTGTAGTCGTCGGCGATGCACCAATCCATGCGCGCGGCAAAGTCGTATTGAAACGCCTCTCGCCAACGCCAGATGGTCGCCTGCGCCGTGGTGTGCCAGGAACCGTCGCGCGCCTGGACGCGATCTCGGCTGTTGGTCCAAATCGGCCGCGTCTCGGCGTAGGTCTGTTCGAGCTGATAGCGTCCGCCCCAGCCGCCGTAAGAAGGATCGAGATGGCTGCCGAGGCCGTTGTTGATCAAATTCAGAAAGGAAGGCGTGTCGCCTTCCATGATGTAGGCGAGCGGCGGATAGAGCGCACCGAGCGGACCGTGGTTTTCAATGATGTTCTCCTTTAGCCAGGGATTGTCGACCAGTTCGAAAAAGTGAAAGGGACCGTTCTGATAATGACGATCGCCGGAGATGCCGCTCCAGGTCGCTTTGTAATATTCCGTCCACCAGACGTTGCTGGGGGAAACGATGTAAAACAATTCTGGAAAGGTGATGCGCAGCCATCGACCGGCGTCATCCTGATCGGAGATAGAATAGACGTGCAATTTGGCGACGAATTGGGCCAGTTCCGCAGCAGAACGGGTATATTTAACGTCCCAAAGCGCCTGCGCCAAGGTGTTGGCGCCGCCCCAGATGCAGATCCAGATCGGCCGTTCGTCCGGCCGATCGACAACCTCGATGATGTGATTGGATCCCGGTGTGCTCTTGCCGAAACCGACGGTCGCCATGCCGAACCCTTTTTGACCGG of candidate division KSB1 bacterium contains these proteins:
- a CDS encoding DUF1593 domain-containing protein, with translation MRRMCAILLLCLPAMIYPVVAWEQSFLPSEKPRVIILTDISNEPDDEESLVRFLVYSNEYDVEGMIATTSVWLKEGTREDLIRRQIDAYEQVRGNLLKHAEGFPTADHLRSVTFTGQKGFGMATVGFGKSTPGSNHIIEVVDRPDERPIWICIWGGANTLAQALWDVKYTRSAAELAQFVAKLHVYSISDQDDAGRWLRITFPELFYIVSPSNVWWTEYYKATWSGISGDRHYQNGPFHFFELVDNPWLKENIIENHGPLGALYPPLAYIMEGDTPSFLNLINNGLGSHLDPSYGGWGGRYQLEQTYAETRPIWTNSRDRVQARDGSWHTTAQATIWRWREAFQYDFAARMDWCIADDYKKANHNPIPVLQGDASKRVLQITARPGEKIELSTEGTFDPDGNKLQERWFVYREAGTFEGEVNLKVDKRRVFFTVPEAKEPATIHLIFEARDNGSPNLFAYRRAVVSITP